A region of Kribbella sp. NBC_01245 DNA encodes the following proteins:
- a CDS encoding type II secretion system F family protein: MTRYSYVAIDASGNAARGTTRAESREDAELALYERELRDIRVTEKPGLLQLELTARRVKREEVMHLSRQLGAFVRAGLPLTEAVQSLAKDANNLAVRRMLIAVEDGLRDGEKLSDCLDRHPRVFPEYYRGILRSAELSGRLDTVLAQLAAYLERDLEARRKIKQALIYPSVVAGMSLVTMIVLAGFVLPRFKDFFAGLGADLPLPTRILLGFTDFLTTWWWALMAGTGLVVLVLAVVIGTIPGRYLRDRVFLSLPVVGKTVRFALIERFCRILSSMVSAGVQLPEALRVATGSLPNLVYRRSLSRVGEALLEGEGLARPLAATGLFPGAAGQMIRVGEDTGTLEAQLVVTAEFYESELDHKLKKLIGLFEPAVILLMGGVVGFVAIALVSAMYGIFRQVQ; this comes from the coding sequence TTGACCAGATACTCGTACGTCGCAATCGATGCCTCGGGCAACGCCGCCCGCGGCACGACCCGGGCCGAGAGTCGTGAGGATGCCGAACTCGCCTTGTACGAAAGGGAATTGCGCGACATCCGGGTCACCGAGAAGCCCGGGCTGTTGCAACTGGAGCTGACCGCGCGACGGGTCAAGCGGGAGGAGGTGATGCACCTTTCGCGTCAGCTCGGGGCCTTCGTCCGGGCCGGGCTGCCGCTGACCGAGGCCGTGCAGAGTCTGGCAAAGGACGCGAACAATCTCGCCGTACGACGCATGCTGATCGCGGTCGAGGACGGGTTACGTGATGGCGAGAAACTCTCGGACTGCCTCGATCGGCATCCGCGCGTCTTTCCCGAGTACTACCGGGGCATCCTGCGATCGGCCGAGCTGAGCGGACGCCTCGACACCGTGCTGGCCCAGCTCGCGGCCTATCTCGAACGCGATCTGGAGGCCCGGCGCAAGATCAAGCAGGCGCTGATCTATCCGAGCGTGGTGGCGGGGATGTCGCTGGTGACGATGATCGTGCTGGCCGGGTTCGTGCTGCCGCGGTTCAAGGACTTCTTCGCCGGGCTCGGGGCGGATCTGCCGTTGCCGACGAGGATCCTGCTCGGGTTCACGGACTTCCTGACGACCTGGTGGTGGGCCTTGATGGCCGGGACCGGGCTCGTCGTACTCGTGCTTGCCGTCGTGATCGGGACCATCCCGGGGCGATACCTGCGCGACCGCGTCTTCCTGTCCCTTCCGGTGGTCGGTAAGACAGTGCGGTTCGCGTTGATCGAGCGGTTCTGCCGGATCCTCTCGTCGATGGTGTCGGCCGGGGTGCAACTGCCCGAGGCGTTGCGGGTCGCGACCGGGTCGTTGCCGAACCTGGTCTACCGCCGGTCGCTGTCCCGCGTCGGCGAGGCCTTGCTCGAAGGTGAGGGACTGGCGCGGCCGCTCGCGGCGACCGGGTTGTTCCCGGGTGCCGCCGGGCAGATGATCCGCGTCGGCGAGGACACCGGCACGTTGGAGGCCCAACTGGTGGTCACCGCCGAGTTCTACGAGAGCGAACTGGACCACAAACTGAAGAAGCTGATCGGGTTGTTCGAACCGGCCGTGATCCTGCTGATGGGCGGCGTGGTCGGGTTCGTCGCGATCGCGCTGGTCTCGGCGATGTACGGGATCTTCCGGCAGGTGCAATGA
- a CDS encoding type IV pilus modification PilV family protein, translating into MNERGESLLELMIAIALMGVAVVALMAGVATTITISDTQRKQATAALTVRDYAEALQEYVADGHYTTCATTYAVPGFTPPAGFTARVVPGSVQFWTGLLWLPLCLPDQGLQRLRVSVVSQDGRVEERLDLVLRKPCRVEDPLCG; encoded by the coding sequence ATGAACGAGCGTGGCGAGAGCCTGCTGGAACTGATGATCGCGATCGCGTTGATGGGGGTGGCCGTGGTCGCGCTGATGGCGGGAGTGGCGACGACCATCACGATCTCGGACACCCAGCGCAAACAGGCGACGGCCGCTCTGACCGTGCGGGACTACGCCGAGGCGTTGCAGGAATACGTTGCCGACGGCCACTACACGACCTGTGCCACGACGTACGCCGTACCGGGGTTCACGCCGCCGGCCGGATTCACCGCGCGGGTGGTGCCGGGGTCGGTGCAGTTCTGGACGGGGCTGCTCTGGCTGCCGCTTTGCCTGCCGGACCAGGGGTTGCAGCGGCTGCGCGTGTCCGTGGTGAGCCAGGACGGGCGGGTGGAGGAACGGCTGGATCTGGTGCTACGGAAGCCCTGCCGGGTGGAGGACCCGTTATGCGGGTGA
- a CDS encoding PilW family protein: MRVKGDRGFTMLELLVTIAIMGVVTLPLADLLIGALKQMTATSERMDRTDDARLASAYFARDVASVGLRDYGAAVPGGSLPFKQSVDVLAVSSIVCGPLPAAAVRLFSDSWDVSVDPPVRRTDVVVYYLASGDLHRAVCRGPATTPVTDVVVAHKVQSGSVAVSCSTPCEALAVPERITLRFVSGTDHPVTLVGQRRQS, encoded by the coding sequence ATGCGGGTGAAGGGTGACAGAGGTTTCACCATGCTGGAGTTGCTGGTCACGATCGCGATCATGGGCGTGGTGACGTTGCCGTTGGCGGACCTGTTGATCGGCGCCTTGAAACAGATGACGGCGACCTCCGAGCGGATGGACCGTACGGACGATGCGCGGCTGGCGTCGGCGTACTTCGCGCGCGATGTCGCGTCGGTCGGGCTGCGGGACTACGGCGCGGCCGTGCCTGGAGGGTCCTTACCGTTCAAGCAGTCTGTGGACGTTTTGGCGGTCTCGAGCATCGTCTGCGGGCCACTGCCGGCTGCGGCCGTGCGGTTGTTCTCGGACAGCTGGGACGTGTCGGTGGATCCTCCCGTCCGGCGTACTGACGTGGTCGTCTACTACCTCGCTTCGGGCGACTTGCACCGGGCGGTGTGCCGTGGGCCGGCGACTACGCCTGTGACGGATGTAGTGGTGGCACACAAGGTTCAATCGGGCAGCGTGGCCGTGAGTTGTTCTACTCCTTGTGAGGCTCTTGCCGTGCCCGAGCGGATCACCCTGCGGTTCGTCAGCGGGACGGATCACCCGGTCACGCTCGTCGGGCAGAGGCGGCAGTCGTGA
- a CDS encoding type IV pilus modification PilV family protein, with the protein MRRRDERGSSLLLVLVTITIISIGLGALLSRSDASIRATAALREQAVATYEAEAAMQAAINNLRNSSFRNAPGQLCFGLSDSLSFPAFNGLRSAAVSCSADSLGAVFQCGSPCNKPLNAILTRGTTADDGLHVVQPPGSVLSVDGPVFSNAGIDVPAGELRAVGGLWARSSCAGTILSAVCDYGSVLNPRGDDPGYSPSLSSAPAKAVLPGCTTPGSVVTFQPGYYDDAVALSSMMSSASPCHSSTWWFKPGAYYFDFHNSGPNANPLLPAVANEWTVGSGRVVAGTRSGTTCIDPTIDTSAPGAQFIFGGSSRLKIEGAALDLCGTYSTTEPPIALYGLGSGSESDTSVLLKPTGVALLGDFGLSATPSRLANVDGVAATWRSATVGDTAVLTVNGFGQAGAIPPGSVLQSAAVRLTHRHSAPESEQLDISVATSTGPNLSASVMGGPGGTAFRTDVIPLDPDRIGTLAKAIHDGTFGGATIAVTTTLAAAGDTEDIDAIQLELTYTKPAFRAVSGCLTMGPYTAAAGSPGCALVAGDQVRIKGTAYAPDAVLDVGNGSAFRAGVIARSLWLRRSGTGAGPVISVPGDSPGFTFAVYLSVYRCPNALLCLPSGQPVLRAKVALIDADPARPDPGARRVSVLSWWRPG; encoded by the coding sequence GTGAGGCGCCGGGATGAGCGCGGCTCGAGTCTGCTGCTGGTCCTCGTGACGATCACGATCATCTCGATCGGGCTCGGCGCTTTGCTGAGCCGGTCGGACGCGTCCATCCGGGCGACGGCCGCGCTCCGGGAGCAGGCTGTCGCGACGTACGAGGCGGAGGCGGCCATGCAGGCGGCGATCAACAACCTCCGCAACAGCTCGTTTCGGAACGCGCCCGGGCAGCTCTGCTTCGGTCTGAGTGATTCGTTGAGCTTTCCCGCCTTCAATGGTCTTCGCTCGGCGGCAGTGAGCTGTTCGGCGGATTCACTCGGCGCTGTGTTCCAGTGCGGGTCGCCCTGCAACAAACCACTGAACGCGATCCTCACCCGCGGTACGACGGCCGATGACGGGCTCCACGTCGTACAGCCGCCGGGGTCCGTCCTCTCGGTCGACGGGCCGGTCTTCTCGAACGCCGGCATCGACGTGCCTGCGGGGGAGCTACGGGCTGTTGGAGGTCTTTGGGCCCGTTCTTCCTGTGCAGGGACCATACTTTCGGCTGTTTGCGACTACGGGTCCGTCCTGAACCCTCGAGGCGATGACCCCGGCTACTCACCTTCGTTGTCGTCTGCGCCGGCTAAAGCCGTGTTGCCGGGCTGTACGACGCCGGGCTCGGTTGTGACCTTCCAGCCGGGCTATTACGACGATGCGGTCGCACTGTCGAGCATGATGAGTAGTGCCAGCCCTTGCCATAGCAGCACTTGGTGGTTCAAGCCCGGCGCCTACTACTTCGATTTCCACAACAGTGGGCCCAATGCGAACCCACTGCTGCCAGCGGTGGCGAATGAGTGGACTGTCGGCAGTGGCCGGGTAGTCGCGGGCACGCGGTCTGGAACCACGTGTATCGACCCGACCATCGACACGTCGGCTCCGGGAGCTCAGTTCATCTTTGGCGGTAGTAGTCGGCTGAAGATCGAAGGCGCGGCTCTAGACCTCTGTGGCACCTACTCGACGACGGAACCGCCTATAGCGCTGTACGGGCTTGGCAGTGGCAGTGAATCCGACACGTCCGTCCTGCTCAAACCAACGGGCGTTGCGCTCCTGGGCGACTTCGGACTCTCTGCCACACCTAGCAGGCTCGCCAACGTTGACGGAGTGGCGGCGACTTGGAGGAGCGCGACGGTTGGGGATACGGCTGTGCTGACCGTCAACGGCTTCGGCCAGGCAGGGGCGATCCCGCCTGGTTCGGTGTTGCAGTCGGCCGCCGTACGCCTCACCCACCGGCACAGCGCGCCTGAATCCGAGCAGCTGGACATCTCGGTGGCCACCAGTACCGGGCCCAACCTCAGCGCCTCGGTGATGGGAGGCCCAGGCGGTACGGCGTTCCGGACGGACGTCATCCCCTTGGACCCGGACCGGATCGGCACGTTGGCGAAGGCCATCCACGACGGCACGTTCGGTGGTGCCACGATCGCCGTCACGACAACGCTCGCGGCGGCCGGTGATACCGAGGACATCGATGCGATCCAGCTCGAGCTGACGTACACCAAACCGGCCTTTCGTGCCGTGAGCGGCTGCCTCACGATGGGCCCTTACACCGCCGCCGCGGGCTCACCCGGGTGCGCGTTGGTCGCCGGAGATCAGGTCCGGATCAAGGGAACGGCCTACGCGCCGGACGCCGTCCTGGATGTCGGGAATGGTTCGGCCTTCCGGGCCGGGGTGATCGCCCGGTCGTTGTGGTTGCGCCGCTCGGGCACTGGCGCCGGTCCGGTGATCTCAGTGCCGGGCGACTCGCCGGGTTTCACGTTCGCGGTGTATCTGAGCGTCTATCGCTGCCCGAACGCCTTGCTGTGTCTGCCGTCGGGACAACCCGTACTGCGGGCCAAAGTGGCGCTCATCGACGCCGATCCGGCCCGTCCTGATCCCGGTGCGAGGCGGGTAAGCGTTCTCAGCTGGTGGCGACCCGGATAG
- a CDS encoding response regulator transcription factor: protein MGQAVRVIVVDGQTLTRYGLHRLVGSEPDIEIVGETGFGARAAPMVASARPDVVVLDAVLPDADGLGVARELRGRYSELGLVLLATGGRDDMLFRALDSGVSAFVSKSAPTTELLAAIRHAAVAAASFTATDLAPAVARREQHATGPLLSPRETQVLRLLGQGLSVRAIAHALSVSTSTAKTYVARLYEKLGASNRAQAIMAAMRLGLLATELQV from the coding sequence ATGGGGCAGGCGGTCAGGGTCATCGTCGTCGATGGCCAGACACTCACCAGATACGGGTTACACCGACTGGTCGGCAGCGAGCCGGATATCGAGATCGTGGGAGAGACGGGGTTCGGGGCGCGGGCGGCGCCGATGGTGGCCTCCGCGCGGCCGGACGTCGTCGTACTGGACGCGGTGCTGCCGGACGCGGACGGCCTCGGCGTGGCTCGCGAACTGCGCGGGAGGTATTCCGAGCTCGGCCTGGTCCTGCTGGCCACGGGCGGGCGGGACGACATGCTCTTCCGTGCGCTCGACTCCGGCGTCTCCGCCTTCGTCAGCAAGAGCGCGCCCACCACGGAACTGCTCGCGGCCATCCGGCATGCGGCGGTCGCGGCGGCCTCGTTCACGGCGACCGACCTGGCTCCGGCCGTGGCCCGGCGGGAGCAACATGCCACCGGGCCGCTGCTGAGTCCCAGGGAGACCCAGGTCTTGCGCCTACTCGGCCAGGGGCTGTCGGTGCGCGCGATCGCCCACGCCCTCTCGGTGAGCACCTCGACCGCCAAGACCTACGTGGCCAGGCTGTACGAGAAGCTCGGCGCCTCCAATCGGGCGCAGGCGATCATGGCCGCGATGCGCCTCGGCCTACTCGCTACCGAGCTCCAGGTGTAG
- a CDS encoding NADP-dependent oxidoreductase translates to MRALVSRRLEGPELIEADLPEPAAGQVRIKVGAAGVNPVDLAATDGTLLTYGITAPREQFGLGWDVAGTIDSVGADVDLTPGTPVIGVADLLGRSLKTHAEYVVLDADAVAKAPRDLPAAEASTFGLNALTALQAYDALSLTKGQTVLVTGAAGGVGGYAVELGKHLGLTVIATASDTDESDVRAMGADHFVPRSADLATAVRAEFPQGVDGLVDAAVIGVAAQEAVRTNGVHAHVVAGTPPTPLRGIDVHPIFAAANRKQLDQLVALVEANVLSTRVAATYRLEDADTAYKHLAQGGVRGRVVLHLELGSE, encoded by the coding sequence ATGCGCGCACTGGTGTCCCGACGGCTCGAAGGCCCCGAGTTGATCGAGGCAGACCTGCCGGAACCAGCAGCCGGCCAGGTCCGGATCAAGGTCGGGGCCGCCGGGGTCAACCCGGTCGACCTCGCCGCGACCGATGGCACCCTGCTCACGTATGGCATCACGGCACCACGCGAGCAGTTCGGCCTGGGCTGGGACGTCGCCGGCACGATCGACAGCGTCGGCGCGGACGTCGACCTCACACCGGGCACGCCCGTCATCGGGGTAGCGGACCTCCTCGGCCGTTCCCTGAAGACGCACGCCGAGTACGTCGTACTGGATGCCGACGCCGTCGCAAAAGCCCCACGCGACCTACCAGCGGCCGAGGCCTCCACCTTCGGACTGAACGCCCTCACCGCTCTGCAGGCGTACGACGCTCTGAGCCTCACCAAAGGCCAGACGGTACTTGTGACGGGTGCAGCCGGCGGCGTCGGCGGATACGCGGTAGAGCTCGGCAAACACCTAGGCCTGACAGTCATCGCCACAGCGAGTGACACCGACGAGAGCGACGTACGCGCGATGGGGGCGGACCACTTCGTCCCACGCTCCGCAGACCTCGCGACCGCCGTACGGGCCGAATTCCCGCAAGGCGTCGACGGCCTCGTAGACGCGGCAGTCATCGGCGTGGCGGCTCAGGAGGCTGTACGAACCAACGGCGTCCATGCCCATGTAGTAGCCGGCACTCCCCCCACCCCTCTGCGCGGCATCGACGTTCACCCCATCTTCGCGGCAGCCAACCGCAAGCAGCTGGACCAACTAGTCGCCCTGGTAGAAGCCAACGTGCTCAGCACCCGTGTCGCAGCCACCTACCGGCTGGAAGATGCCGACACCGCCTACAAGCACCTAGCCCAAGGCGGTGTCCGCGGACGCGTCGTTCTACACCTGGAGCTCGGTAGCGAGTAG
- a CDS encoding winged helix-turn-helix transcriptional regulator: protein MTRTAAQLREEAARSYDAYLASCPARQLVDRISDKWVTLILPALADGPQRYSDLGRRIAGVSQKMLTQTLRSLERDGLITRQVTPSVPVRVDYELTELGMSLMPLISCIKGWAETNMDAVTEARAAYDANAAT, encoded by the coding sequence ATGACCCGTACCGCCGCGCAGCTCCGCGAAGAGGCCGCCCGGTCGTACGACGCCTATCTCGCGTCGTGCCCGGCCCGCCAGCTGGTCGATCGGATCAGCGACAAGTGGGTGACGCTCATCCTGCCCGCGTTGGCGGATGGGCCCCAGCGCTACTCGGATCTGGGCCGCCGCATCGCCGGGGTCAGCCAGAAGATGCTCACGCAGACGTTGCGATCCCTGGAACGCGACGGCCTGATCACGCGACAGGTGACACCATCAGTGCCTGTGCGAGTCGACTACGAACTGACCGAGCTCGGGATGAGCCTGATGCCACTGATCAGCTGCATCAAGGGCTGGGCCGAGACCAACATGGACGCGGTTACCGAGGCCCGTGCCGCCTATGACGCGAATGCGGCCACATGA
- a CDS encoding DUF2064 domain-containing protein → MTDRRVVVLVVPASGDWAPPGRDPEAWRLALAEDTYEVLAGLDRVEVAVAVVGADAAALAEIAALTWPGTPVYAADPDRPVLSAIEQAGTAAAVVAVSHDVPDLPGLLVGKLFRALGSADIAVCPATDGTLAAIGVNRPTAEWVEAFSPGFGTRLAELEVVKPRRHAVGVGPGWHRLQGLADIARLDPGLEGWDVTRSMLSG, encoded by the coding sequence ATGACAGATCGCAGGGTGGTCGTGCTGGTGGTGCCGGCGTCAGGGGACTGGGCCCCACCCGGTCGCGACCCCGAGGCCTGGCGACTTGCGCTGGCCGAAGACACGTACGAGGTCTTGGCCGGCTTGGACCGGGTTGAGGTCGCAGTGGCTGTTGTAGGCGCTGACGCGGCGGCACTCGCGGAGATTGCGGCCCTGACCTGGCCGGGCACACCGGTTTACGCGGCCGATCCCGATCGCCCGGTGCTCTCCGCGATCGAACAAGCCGGTACGGCGGCCGCGGTGGTTGCGGTCAGCCACGACGTGCCGGACCTGCCGGGTCTCCTCGTCGGCAAGCTCTTCCGGGCGCTCGGTTCGGCCGATATCGCCGTCTGCCCGGCGACCGATGGCACGCTGGCGGCCATCGGGGTCAACCGGCCGACGGCTGAGTGGGTCGAGGCGTTCTCGCCTGGATTCGGGACGCGCCTCGCCGAGCTGGAGGTGGTCAAGCCCCGGCGGCACGCGGTGGGCGTCGGGCCGGGTTGGCACCGGTTGCAGGGGCTCGCGGACATCGCGCGGCTGGACCCGGGACTCGAGGGCTGGGACGTGACCCGCTCGATGCTGTCCGGGTAA
- a CDS encoding NUDIX hydrolase, translated as MTWPLHADAVDVLTRWAAPDTEQGRLREYYLHHLATYDDAMTRARLPEHLTASALVVDQAGERVLLTLHGKIHRWLQLGGHCEPGDETLAGAALREATEESGLPGLAIGAEPLLLSRHQVRCGGRDDAYHLDVQYLVRSGADEAFVLSAESKDLAWFPIGQLPAGIDDSVAELTRTARLLVN; from the coding sequence ATGACCTGGCCGCTCCACGCGGACGCGGTCGACGTACTCACCCGGTGGGCGGCACCTGACACCGAGCAGGGCCGACTCCGGGAGTACTACCTGCACCACCTCGCGACGTACGACGATGCCATGACGCGGGCGCGGTTGCCGGAGCATCTGACCGCCTCCGCGCTCGTCGTGGATCAGGCCGGCGAGCGGGTGTTGTTGACCCTGCACGGCAAGATCCACCGCTGGCTGCAACTCGGTGGGCATTGCGAGCCGGGTGACGAGACGCTCGCGGGTGCGGCGTTGCGCGAGGCAACCGAGGAGTCCGGCCTGCCCGGTCTGGCCATCGGGGCCGAGCCGTTGCTGTTGTCCCGGCATCAGGTTCGTTGCGGCGGCCGGGACGACGCGTACCACCTGGATGTGCAGTATCTGGTCCGTTCGGGTGCCGACGAGGCGTTCGTGCTGAGTGCCGAGTCGAAAGACCTGGCCTGGTTCCCGATCGGGCAGCTTCCGGCCGGGATCGACGACAGTGTCGCGGAGCTCACCCGGACGGCCCGGCTGCTCGTCAACTGA
- a CDS encoding zinc-dependent metalloprotease — MSDEPDNPFKGTPFEAMFQQFSAGQAGQGGMPDLNAIFQQVQQLLSGSADGKPVNWDLAKDIARKTAAAAGDRSMTATDQEQVADAVRLAEHWLDPVTTLPEASATSAAWSRAEWIENTLPVWQTLVDPVAEHVAGAMGSALPAEAQQLAGPMAGMMRQLGGSIFGAQVGQALGELAGEVVSAGDIGLPLGPVGQAVLVPDNIAKFAEGLGLTDEDVRLYLALRECAHQRLFAGVPWLRQHLLATVADYAAGIEVDPGKIERAMADVDMQNPEAMQAALADGLFEPEDSEQQKAALVRLETALALVEGWVDDVVREATKDRMPAAVQLAETVRRRRAAGGPAEQTFATLVGLQLRPRRLRDAANLWAAVRDARGIEGRDEHWSHPDLLPTATDLDDPIGFATTSGQAAELDIDISDFFDENDRKGLDGEATSPEGTTPEGKSEGGTPGEDGDNTDEGKPDGPTR; from the coding sequence ATGAGCGACGAACCGGACAACCCGTTCAAGGGAACTCCGTTCGAGGCCATGTTCCAGCAGTTCTCCGCCGGTCAGGCCGGCCAGGGCGGTATGCCCGACCTGAACGCGATCTTCCAGCAGGTGCAGCAGCTGCTGAGCGGTTCGGCCGACGGCAAGCCGGTGAACTGGGACCTCGCCAAGGACATCGCCCGTAAGACCGCGGCCGCCGCCGGAGACCGGTCGATGACGGCCACCGACCAGGAGCAGGTGGCTGACGCCGTCCGGCTGGCGGAGCACTGGCTCGACCCGGTCACCACCCTGCCCGAGGCCTCGGCCACCTCCGCCGCGTGGAGTCGCGCGGAGTGGATCGAGAACACCCTGCCGGTCTGGCAGACGCTCGTGGATCCGGTCGCCGAGCACGTCGCGGGTGCGATGGGCAGCGCGCTACCGGCCGAGGCCCAGCAGCTGGCCGGGCCGATGGCGGGCATGATGCGTCAGCTCGGCGGCTCGATCTTCGGTGCCCAGGTGGGTCAGGCACTCGGTGAGCTGGCCGGCGAGGTGGTCAGTGCGGGCGATATCGGCCTGCCGCTCGGCCCGGTCGGTCAGGCCGTGCTGGTGCCGGACAACATCGCCAAGTTCGCCGAAGGTCTGGGCCTGACCGACGAGGACGTCCGGCTGTATCTCGCTCTTCGCGAGTGCGCGCATCAGCGACTTTTCGCCGGTGTGCCGTGGCTGCGGCAGCACCTGCTCGCCACTGTGGCCGACTACGCCGCGGGGATCGAGGTCGACCCGGGCAAGATCGAGCGCGCGATGGCCGACGTCGACATGCAGAACCCGGAGGCCATGCAGGCCGCGCTCGCCGACGGCCTGTTCGAGCCGGAGGACTCCGAGCAGCAGAAGGCGGCGCTGGTCCGGCTCGAGACCGCGCTCGCGCTGGTCGAGGGCTGGGTCGACGATGTGGTCCGCGAGGCCACCAAGGACCGGATGCCGGCCGCGGTGCAGCTCGCCGAGACCGTGCGGCGGCGCCGGGCCGCGGGTGGTCCGGCCGAGCAGACCTTCGCCACCCTGGTCGGGCTGCAGTTGCGGCCGCGCCGGTTGCGCGACGCCGCCAACCTGTGGGCGGCTGTGCGCGACGCCCGGGGTATCGAGGGTCGCGATGAGCACTGGTCCCACCCGGACTTGTTGCCCACGGCCACCGACCTGGACGACCCGATCGGTTTCGCCACCACGTCCGGTCAGGCCGCTGAGCTCGACATCGATATCAGCGACTTCTTCGACGAGAACGACCGCAAGGGTCTCGACGGCGAGGCGACTAGCCCGGAAGGCACAACTCCGGAGGGCAAGTCGGAGGGCGGCACCCCGGGCGAGGATGGCGACAACACGGACGAGGGCAAGCCGGACGGCCCGACTCGATGA
- a CDS encoding molybdenum cofactor biosynthesis protein MoaE: MTQTVIRLLDIRAEALSADEVLAAIADPAAGGTALFIGTVRNHDHDQSVDALGYEAHPDALARLREVAEEIAADSRVIALAAIHRTGDLAIGDAAVIVGVSAAHRDAAFEASRRLIDDLKAKVPIWKHQRFSDGATEWVGAC; encoded by the coding sequence ATGACGCAGACGGTGATCAGGCTGCTCGACATCCGTGCGGAGGCGCTGTCCGCGGACGAGGTGCTGGCCGCGATCGCGGATCCGGCCGCCGGTGGCACCGCGTTGTTCATCGGCACGGTCCGCAACCACGACCACGACCAGTCGGTCGACGCGCTCGGTTATGAGGCCCACCCGGACGCCCTGGCGCGACTGCGCGAGGTCGCCGAGGAGATCGCCGCCGACTCCCGGGTGATCGCGCTGGCCGCCATCCACCGCACCGGTGATCTGGCCATCGGCGACGCCGCGGTGATCGTCGGGGTGTCCGCGGCACATCGCGACGCGGCCTTCGAGGCGAGCCGCCGGTTGATCGACGACCTGAAGGCCAAGGTCCCGATTTGGAAACACCAACGCTTCTCCGATGGTGCGACCGAGTGGGTCGGCGCTTGCTGA
- a CDS encoding YlbL family protein: MTRRTATLVTSIVTLVLTLGLVSLFPVNFVSFSPGPVKDTLGQAKNQPVIEVKGYATFPTDGRLDLTTVSVTSPGRDLTLPQAMRNWLDPHRDLFPRDVIYPPEQTADEAEQESTAEMTGSQDSAVAAALQEADVPFHPKVSTVSKGSPADGKLKPNDVILTVDGVAATKVPQVGELVRKNKVGDAVVFGIRRSGTEQSITVKAAATPGDPNRPMVGISVGVDSPVKVTVNLGQDIGGPSAGLAFALAIYDKLTPGGLLAGKHVASTGTIDALGQVGPIGGIQQKIAGARNAGATVFLVPGSNCDAALHAGVDGIQLVKVETLHQAVTALTALAKGSGDVPACTP; this comes from the coding sequence GTGACACGTCGTACCGCCACGTTGGTCACCTCGATCGTCACCCTGGTTCTCACCCTCGGCCTGGTGTCGCTCTTCCCGGTGAACTTCGTCTCCTTCAGTCCCGGCCCGGTCAAGGACACTCTCGGCCAGGCCAAGAACCAGCCCGTCATCGAGGTGAAGGGGTATGCGACCTTCCCGACCGACGGCCGGCTCGACCTGACCACGGTCTCGGTGACCTCCCCGGGCCGCGACCTGACTTTGCCGCAGGCGATGCGCAACTGGCTCGACCCACATCGCGACCTGTTCCCGCGTGACGTGATCTATCCGCCGGAGCAGACCGCCGACGAGGCCGAGCAGGAGAGCACGGCCGAGATGACCGGCTCGCAGGACAGCGCCGTCGCGGCCGCTCTGCAAGAGGCCGACGTGCCGTTCCACCCGAAGGTCTCGACGGTGTCGAAGGGCAGCCCGGCCGACGGCAAACTCAAGCCGAACGACGTGATCCTCACTGTGGACGGCGTTGCCGCGACCAAGGTCCCGCAGGTGGGTGAGCTGGTCCGGAAGAACAAGGTCGGCGACGCGGTCGTCTTCGGCATCCGCCGCAGCGGCACGGAACAGAGCATCACCGTGAAGGCGGCGGCCACGCCGGGCGACCCCAACCGCCCGATGGTCGGTATCTCGGTCGGCGTCGACTCGCCGGTCAAGGTCACCGTCAACCTCGGCCAGGACATCGGCGGACCCAGCGCGGGTCTGGCCTTCGCCCTGGCCATCTACGACAAGCTGACACCTGGTGGCTTGCTGGCCGGCAAACACGTCGCCAGCACAGGCACCATCGACGCACTCGGACAGGTCGGCCCGATCGGCGGTATCCAGCAGAAGATCGCGGGTGCCCGCAATGCCGGTGCGACCGTGTTCCTGGTGCCGGGGTCGAACTGCGATGCCGCCCTGCACGCCGGTGTCGACGGCATCCAGCTGGTGAAGGTCGAGACTCTGCATCAGGCCGTCACCGCCCTCACCGCACTCGCCAAGGGAAGTGGAGACGTCCCCGCATGCACCCCGTAG